Proteins encoded in a region of the Scyliorhinus torazame isolate Kashiwa2021f chromosome 1, sScyTor2.1, whole genome shotgun sequence genome:
- the LOC140429424 gene encoding small nuclear ribonucleoprotein E-like, with the protein MAYHGQAPKVQKLMVQPINLIFRYLQNRSRIQVWLYEQVNMRIEGCIIGFDEYMNLVLDDAEEIHMKSKSRKPLGCVMLKGDNITLLQSVHS; encoded by the coding sequence ATGGCGTACCACGGGCAGGCTCCGAAAGTGCAGAAACTGATGGTGCAGCCCATCAATCTTATTTTCAGGTACCTTCAAAATCGATCCAGGATCCAAGTGTGGCTATATGAACAAGTCAACATGAGGATAGAAGGGTGTATAATTGGCTTTGATGAATACATGAACCTTGTTTTGGATGATGCAGAGGAAATTCACATGAAATCAAAATCAAGAAAACCATTGGGCTGTGTTATGCTGAAAGGGGACAACATCACCTTACTACAGAGCGTCCACAGTTAA